From the genome of Sphingobacterium kitahiroshimense, one region includes:
- a CDS encoding acyltransferase family protein: MLNTQTNSLTHDLNKPHYNVLDGLRGVAAITVVCFHIFEAFATSHLDQRINHGYLAVDFFFILS, translated from the coding sequence ATGCTAAACACACAAACCAATTCGCTCACACACGATCTTAATAAACCACATTACAACGTACTGGATGGACTTCGGGGTGTAGCAGCAATTACTGTGGTATGTTTTCACATTTTTGAAGCATTTGCGACCAGTCATTTGGATCAACGTATCAATCATGGTTACCTAGCTGTTGATTTTTTCTTCATTTTATCTTGA
- a CDS encoding c-type cytochrome, whose product MKRKLNLLFLFPILLGFTNNIEKPVHQKVKNENVHYSTTATLHAQDSLKTLSGAPADLIMTSFTAADLTPSPACLAVAPTGEVYVGVDMIGSLGKDMGKGFIRRFVDTDNDGKMDKHTDFARVDNPRGIFVLGDQVFVLHTTFDASTGKATGMDLVVFEDKNQDGVADGVAKPLIVGLSNTKYIQERGTDHATNGIRMGIDGWMYIAVGDFGFHNATGTDGKKLTMLGGGILRVRPDGKEMEIYTHGLRNIYDVAIDPYMNIFTRDNTNDGGGWDIRFSHQIQSGEYGYPLLFQNFTEEIIPALAMLGGGSGTGSLYMDEDTWPEKYNKVPMMADWGRSFLYMHHVTPDGPSFTQKEEEFIQLPQITDLDVDGSGRLYLAAWDGAGYSGNPDKGYVARVVPKGWTYKAFPNTKKASIGELTNLLKSGSATTRLYASQELVSRSSDEATAAAISIAKDKSLGLSARVAAIYTYAQLAKEKAIPVLVELTKEDQIREFALRALADRMGSLEQVPIDPFIDGLKDASVRVQTASMVGLGRLGRVEAANALLQTKVPASFVAPAKGVEGPHDKPNAAIIPAHLAVKALVRLNAVNASVGFLGTENPDLALWAMRYMHDARAVDGLIAAYGKSKDQKFKDKILVTLARLYKKEDAYDASWWWGTRPDSHGPYYKGVVWESSPVIEKFLKAESVKAGATKKQFFSDLNEKFRMEIASFNVAKKEVAVKEVKEKKVDLEKIKNQKGQVGKTSIEDIMLALAKIKGDPVKGKALFTKQGCFACHSLSKSETMKGPFMGQIGAIMNREQIAESILKPNASISQGFATVLISTKDKKSFMGFVTQETADKVVLRDIAGSVTTIKKANIAKRTEMGNSMMPAGLANSLTVEEFASLVAFLAKQK is encoded by the coding sequence ATGAAAAGGAAACTAAACCTATTATTTCTCTTTCCTATATTATTGGGATTTACCAATAATATTGAAAAGCCAGTACATCAAAAAGTAAAAAATGAAAATGTACATTATTCAACGACAGCTACATTACATGCTCAGGATAGCTTAAAAACTTTATCAGGAGCTCCGGCAGACCTGATTATGACCTCTTTTACAGCTGCGGATCTTACTCCTAGTCCAGCTTGTTTAGCTGTGGCGCCTACGGGTGAAGTTTACGTTGGGGTTGATATGATCGGATCTTTAGGAAAAGATATGGGTAAAGGGTTTATCCGCAGATTTGTTGACACGGACAACGACGGGAAAATGGATAAGCATACTGATTTTGCACGTGTTGATAATCCCCGTGGTATTTTTGTTTTAGGTGATCAAGTTTTCGTTTTGCATACGACGTTTGATGCATCGACTGGAAAAGCAACAGGAATGGATTTAGTTGTATTTGAAGATAAAAATCAAGATGGGGTTGCGGATGGGGTAGCTAAACCACTTATAGTGGGTCTAAGTAATACCAAATATATTCAAGAGCGTGGTACGGATCATGCTACTAATGGAATAAGGATGGGTATTGATGGTTGGATGTATATTGCAGTTGGTGATTTTGGATTTCATAATGCAACAGGTACAGATGGCAAGAAATTGACCATGCTGGGGGGAGGAATTTTACGTGTGCGTCCTGATGGAAAAGAAATGGAAATATATACACATGGATTACGTAATATCTATGATGTCGCTATTGATCCATATATGAATATCTTTACCCGTGATAATACCAATGATGGTGGCGGTTGGGACATTCGTTTTTCGCATCAGATTCAATCTGGAGAGTACGGCTATCCTTTGTTATTCCAAAATTTTACAGAAGAGATTATTCCTGCTTTGGCCATGTTAGGTGGTGGATCGGGTACAGGATCTTTATATATGGACGAGGATACTTGGCCTGAAAAATATAATAAGGTACCGATGATGGCGGATTGGGGCAGAAGTTTCTTATATATGCATCATGTTACACCAGATGGACCAAGTTTTACACAAAAAGAAGAAGAATTTATCCAATTGCCACAAATTACAGATTTAGATGTGGATGGTTCCGGCAGGTTATATCTAGCAGCTTGGGATGGAGCTGGTTACTCAGGTAACCCGGATAAAGGTTATGTTGCGCGCGTAGTACCAAAAGGATGGACATACAAAGCTTTTCCTAATACGAAGAAAGCATCTATTGGCGAGTTAACTAATCTTTTGAAATCGGGTAGTGCAACAACTAGGCTTTACGCGTCACAAGAACTTGTTTCCAGATCATCAGATGAAGCAACAGCAGCTGCTATTAGTATTGCTAAAGACAAGAGTTTAGGGCTCAGTGCTCGTGTTGCCGCAATATATACTTATGCACAGTTGGCAAAGGAAAAAGCAATTCCGGTTTTGGTTGAACTTACAAAGGAGGATCAGATCCGTGAATTTGCGTTACGTGCTTTGGCTGACCGTATGGGATCATTAGAGCAAGTGCCAATTGATCCATTCATTGATGGATTGAAAGATGCTTCCGTACGTGTACAAACGGCTTCAATGGTTGGTTTGGGTCGCTTGGGCCGAGTAGAAGCTGCTAATGCATTATTGCAGACAAAGGTGCCGGCATCTTTTGTTGCTCCCGCTAAAGGAGTGGAGGGGCCACACGATAAACCTAATGCCGCCATTATACCTGCACATCTAGCGGTTAAAGCGTTAGTTCGCTTAAATGCAGTTAATGCAAGTGTAGGTTTTTTGGGAACAGAAAATCCTGATCTAGCTTTATGGGCTATGCGTTATATGCACGATGCCAGAGCAGTTGATGGCTTAATCGCTGCTTATGGAAAATCAAAAGATCAAAAATTTAAAGATAAGATTCTAGTAACCTTAGCTCGCTTATATAAGAAAGAAGATGCTTATGATGCTTCGTGGTGGTGGGGAACTCGTCCTGATTCGCACGGGCCATACTATAAAGGAGTTGTTTGGGAATCTTCACCGGTCATTGAGAAATTCCTGAAGGCAGAGAGCGTAAAAGCTGGAGCGACGAAAAAACAATTTTTTTCGGATCTGAATGAGAAATTCCGTATGGAAATTGCTTCTTTTAATGTTGCTAAGAAAGAGGTTGCTGTAAAAGAAGTTAAGGAGAAAAAAGTTGATTTAGAAAAAATCAAAAACCAAAAAGGGCAAGTAGGAAAAACATCCATTGAGGATATTATGTTAGCATTAGCTAAAATAAAAGGTGATCCGGTAAAAGGAAAAGCGCTATTTACAAAACAAGGATGTTTTGCATGTCATAGTCTTAGTAAAAGTGAAACGATGAAAGGACCATTTATGGGACAAATTGGTGCAATCATGAATCGTGAACAAATTGCCGAATCAATTTTAAAACCAAATGCTTCAATTTCTCAAGGATTTGCAACAGTTTTGATCAGCACTAAAGACAAAAAGAGTTTTATGGGTTTTGTGACACAGGAAACTGCTGATAAAGTTGTATTGAGAGATATTGCTGGATCTGTTACGACAATCAAAAAAGCTAATATTGCAAAACGTACGGAAATGGGTAACTCGATGATGCCCGCTGGATTGGCAAATTCATTAACAGTTGAAGAATTTGCTTCACTAGTTG
- a CDS encoding AEC family transporter, translated as MDNFVMIAFCISAGMIFQHAKFMPHDAHRGINIWILYLALPAVSFKYIPHITWSNQMVFPAISPIIVWAGSWIFMEFYCRYKKYGQRTRSTLELSSGYSNTSFIGFPLITAYFGEHDLSIAIICDQVMFVLLSTLGIIAAVKGNPSDTGGVKVSLLIKRLFTFPPFIGCVSALFLSKFIDLQVAEPFINKLTATVGPLALFSVGLQLKFKGWKQQISQLSMAMLYKLVIAPGLVLCIAIIMGIKGDIARISIFEAAMPTLITSGIIAEQFRLNARLVNLIIGISILVGFVTTACWNGIMDYLMI; from the coding sequence ATGGATAATTTTGTAATGATCGCTTTCTGTATTAGTGCAGGAATGATCTTTCAGCATGCCAAATTCATGCCTCATGATGCACATAGAGGTATTAATATCTGGATATTGTATCTAGCTTTACCAGCTGTATCATTTAAGTATATTCCACATATCACATGGAGTAATCAGATGGTTTTTCCTGCAATCTCTCCCATTATTGTCTGGGCAGGAAGTTGGATATTTATGGAATTCTACTGTCGTTATAAAAAGTATGGGCAACGTACCCGCAGTACTTTAGAATTATCTAGCGGTTATAGTAATACTTCTTTTATTGGATTTCCCTTAATTACGGCCTATTTTGGAGAACATGATCTGAGTATTGCTATTATTTGTGATCAGGTGATGTTTGTTCTTTTGTCTACTCTTGGAATTATTGCGGCAGTTAAAGGAAATCCTTCCGATACAGGGGGAGTTAAAGTTTCTTTATTAATTAAACGCTTATTTACTTTTCCTCCTTTTATCGGTTGTGTTAGCGCTCTTTTTTTGTCCAAATTTATCGATTTGCAGGTAGCTGAACCATTTATCAATAAATTAACAGCTACTGTTGGTCCGCTTGCTTTGTTTTCTGTAGGTCTACAGCTCAAGTTTAAAGGGTGGAAACAGCAAATTTCACAACTTTCAATGGCGATGTTATATAAACTGGTGATTGCACCTGGTTTGGTACTGTGTATTGCGATTATTATGGGTATTAAAGGGGATATCGCCCGCATCAGTATATTTGAAGCCGCTATGCCAACATTAATTACCTCGGGCATTATTGCAGAGCAGTTTCGGTTAAATGCCCGGTTGGTGAATCTGATCATAGGGATCAGTATTTTAGTAGGGTTTGTAACGACTGCATGTTGGAATGGAATAATGGATTATCTCATGATTTAA
- a CDS encoding redox-active disulfide protein 2: protein MNKKPISEYSNEELLQAKKTTAVIAITLTSMLVLLLAMGIYISITKKFSALLAIPFSLSTIAIILFKKLKEITAELKNRETNEFKNKTEI, encoded by the coding sequence ATGAATAAAAAACCAATCAGTGAATACAGCAATGAAGAATTGCTGCAAGCAAAAAAAACAACGGCAGTCATAGCCATTACGTTAACCTCAATGTTGGTATTGCTATTAGCAATGGGGATTTATATTTCCATAACCAAAAAGTTCAGTGCCCTTTTAGCGATACCTTTTTCACTATCAACGATCGCAATCATTCTTTTCAAAAAGCTAAAGGAAATTACAGCGGAACTGAAAAATAGAGAAACAAATGAATTCAAAAACAAAACTGAAATCTAA
- a CDS encoding acyltransferase family protein, with amino-acid sequence MGYAYDDRWSKMSTKDFIRRRIIRLHPMVVMGAVIGAIMFYFQGCSVWDVSSVTVMALLGATLLNALLIPAMPGHEVRGLGEMFPLNGPSWSLFFEYIGNILYALIMRKFSTKILALLVFIAGCGLATFAIAGPYGDICAGFSLTEIEFTAGFLRVLFSFSAGLLLSRIFRPANIKGAFWICSITIVTLLALPRLGGAEHLWINGLYDTICCVVIFPILVYLGASGKSTDKYTTRLCRFLGDISYPLYTVHYPFIYLYYAWVKNNKLTFEQSLPGAAAVVIGSIILAYICLKLYDIPVRNYLAKRFAKSKKD; translated from the coding sequence ATCGGTTATGCTTATGATGATCGCTGGTCAAAAATGTCTACAAAAGATTTTATCAGACGCAGAATCATACGGCTACACCCGATGGTTGTAATGGGAGCTGTTATAGGTGCAATTATGTTTTACTTTCAAGGATGTTCAGTATGGGATGTATCATCCGTAACTGTAATGGCTTTACTTGGAGCAACATTATTAAATGCATTACTTATTCCGGCCATGCCGGGACATGAAGTTAGGGGTCTAGGTGAGATGTTTCCGCTAAACGGACCGAGCTGGTCATTATTCTTTGAATATATTGGAAATATTCTTTATGCCTTAATTATGCGAAAATTTTCAACCAAGATTCTAGCATTATTAGTTTTTATTGCAGGTTGTGGTTTAGCAACATTTGCCATTGCAGGACCGTATGGGGACATTTGTGCCGGTTTCTCGTTAACTGAAATAGAATTTACAGCAGGATTTTTACGCGTTCTATTTTCTTTCTCTGCCGGCTTATTGCTCTCCCGAATTTTCAGACCCGCTAATATTAAGGGAGCCTTTTGGATATGCAGTATCACTATAGTCACCCTATTAGCCCTACCCCGCCTAGGTGGAGCAGAGCACTTATGGATAAATGGGCTATATGACACCATTTGTTGCGTAGTAATATTCCCTATTCTTGTCTATCTAGGCGCTTCAGGCAAAAGCACAGATAAATATACAACTCGATTATGTCGATTCTTAGGAGACATTTCTTACCCATTATATACTGTACATTATCCTTTTATTTATCTTTACTATGCCTGGGTAAAAAATAATAAACTCACTTTCGAGCAATCCTTACCTGGCGCGGCAGCTGTAGTCATAGGAAGTATTATTTTGGCTTATATCTGTTTAAAATTATATGATATTCCTGTTAGAAATTACCTAGCAAAACGATTTGCAAAGTCAAAAAAAGATTAA